DNA from Rosa rugosa chromosome 6, drRosRugo1.1, whole genome shotgun sequence:
CAGTTGAATCAAATTTTGGCTCCAACAGAGTAGTGTTATCAAATGACTTACTCTTGAGGTCAGGCCTTTGACCATAGTGCACATTGGTGGCTTGGACAAGGGACTGTTGAGGAAGGCTTTCTAACTCTCTTTCTGCATTACAAACCTCTGAACCCCTTGGTGGTGAGGCTTCTATGTGCTGAACCTGCTTTAACTCCTTGGCATTACTTCCCTTGTTCCACAACATTGCTGCACTAGCTGTTGCCGCTATGGAGATACATATAGCCAACATATTAAACAGAGCCCTCAAAGGAGACGAAAAAATCTTATTGGAGTTGTGATCGATCGGAAAAATGTAATATCTGGTGACGATCCCAATCAAGATGAGGAACATCATGAAGGAAGATGCTATGATCAGGCCAAGCCAGAGCCAGTGGTTTGGTCCCAAAATGGCTGAAACGGGTTCATCAGTTGCAAGGGGTTTGAACCATATGTTTCTGAGGTTCATTGAGTTATCTTTTGGCTGTGTGTCTCTTGTTACATATGCCTCAATTTGTATCTGGAGATTGGAAATGTCATATGGTGTGGTGGTAGACATTGGTAGAATCAGGTCTAGCATTGTGAGGTCCGAAGAGTGTTTAAATGCACAGATTAAGGTCACTTCCGGAAGCTTGGATTGGAAGGCCGTGGACATAAAAATAAGCTCGCGAATTATGGATATGAAAGGGGTAATGCCACTGCctccactcaccaacacaagaTTGTCATGCCTGCAAAAAGATATCACTCATTATTCGTTAACGCTTGCTGTTACGAATTGCGTAGATCAAATGCGACCATCTCACAACATGAATTGAGTATACAAACTGAGATGTAACTCATTTCGTTAATCAAGTTGCAGACTTGATGAAATAATTCAAACTTTATGCATGTGTTCGTATCTCACTAACCTCAGAAAATGAGTTGCATCAGGTCCATAAGGTCCTTCAACAGCAGCCTCAATCCGAGCACTTGTAGAAGGCGACGAAAGGACTTGGTAAAGCTTCCTGGTCCAACTTCCTTCACCTTTAATGACGACACTGATCTTCTCTGGCTCCAAGTTACTGTTTGAAGTAACAGTGTAAGGATGCCATTGCAGCCTGGAAATACTAGGCACATTTATGAACATGACGCTTGTTGGATTGTATTTCAAACCTACCAATAtaaaacacaagaaacaaaatcAGTTACTCATAATGAACCATAATTACTTCTAAGTTAATAAACATAATCTCTCAATAATCATTTTCTCTTGTCAGATAGTTTAGAACTATACCGCACATTCATACAAGAGTTTACTTGCTGAATGGTTTGCCACTGTCTGACCAGAGAACATAAGAACATAACTAGAAGATGTTAACAAGTACGTACGTACCCGGACTTTTGGCAAAGTTGAGTTCTAGAGATCCACCCGGCAAGATTCGGGCAGAGACTAAACGTGCTCTTCTCTCGGATTGCAAGAATCGTAGGTAACGATCAACcatgaagaggaagaagccAGGGAGCATAATGCCAGCATAGCCGACACCGACATGAAAGATGAATAAGACCATGAACGGGATGTAAAGGTAGTGTGTGTAGAAGAAGAGCTCAAACATTTTGCGCCTAATGCGAGGGATTGTAGCCACCCACAGGGCAAGTCCAGAGAGCAAAGCTAGCTCTCCCGCTATGTTTGATATGCCAGTTTTCTCCCATTTTATCATCTGTATTGAAACAAAAATGTAGCAAGTACTTTAACATGGGCGAAATATCAAAAATAATTTAGtaaatgtttttatttatttcactacttttttttttatgatttttaatttattttctaaagTAAATATTTTCAGATCTATGCCAAATACAATGTCAACTATTAATCTTTGTAATGTCTGGCTCAGTCCAAAAATGCAGGGTACACATGTCACTCACGACAATATGGATCCTGCCAGGTATATTTGTAGTTCAAGAAAGCTGAAGGGCATGTATCACTATCTAGTTACAATCCGATTCATATCTCTCCGAACAAAAtgatgttttatttatttatttgaagGGCAATTCATTGATAATTCAGCAAAATCATATATAACAATCGGCT
Protein-coding regions in this window:
- the LOC133716722 gene encoding ferric reduction oxidase 2-like; this encodes MASGIRLELVGMEVDDGKHSICATELTAGAVNCVTEAGAERDIDSNVVVRSSSPPSHEGIRKVRTAIRLFLVLVVFGGCVLIYVMMPTNTYRQIWLPRIRAEAGSSTYFGAQGSTLLFYTFPIMFIAVMGCVYLHLGKKINDYKMESSDGKTNRIAVWKQPMLVKGPLGIVSGIEFTFFIMFIALLIWSISTYLTNGFKIITPQSLAKSHEKVWEAKLESASLRLGVVGNICLALLFFPVARGSSILPLFGLTSEASIKYHIWVGNVLMVLFTAHGTCYIIYWAVTDQISQMIKWEKTGISNIAGELALLSGLALWVATIPRIRRKMFELFFYTHYLYIPFMVLFIFHVGVGYAGIMLPGFFLFMVDRYLRFLQSERRARLVSARILPGGSLELNFAKSPGLKYNPTSVMFINVPSISRLQWHPYTVTSNSNLEPEKISVVIKGEGSWTRKLYQVLSSPSTSARIEAAVEGPYGPDATHFLRHDNLVLVSGGSGITPFISIIRELIFMSTAFQSKLPEVTLICAFKHSSDLTMLDLILPMSTTTPYDISNLQIQIEAYVTRDTQPKDNSMNLRNIWFKPLATDEPVSAILGPNHWLWLGLIIASSFMMFLILIGIVTRYYIFPIDHNSNKIFSSPLRALFNMLAICISIAATASAAMLWNKGSNAKELKQVQHIEASPPRGSEVCNAERELESLPQQSLVQATNVHYGQRPDLKRILFECKGSSVGVLASGPKKMKHEVATICSSGLAENMHFESISFSW